The sequence AAAGAAAACGCATAAAAATGTCGTCCATCTACTTCTATTAAATCTAAAGTGCGTGCAGTTTGGATATGTTGTGCTGATTTTTTTAAATAAGAATAAAAATAAAAATTATCTTGCACATTTAAAGGCTCACCCAAATGTACATTGTCTTTATCACTGATCCATTGTACCGATAAAATATTTTTTTCAGCTAATAAATACTGTAAAAAGTATTCAATATCTTTTGTATCTAAATTATTATAACCACGTTCACCAAGTTCTTGTTCAATCTGTTTACGAGTTTGCAATAAAATCGTGTACATTACATGACGTTGTTGCGAAAAATAATTCTGCGTAACTTCACTATAAATTATCCACGTTCCTGCTATCATTAAAATCGAAATAGGAATAATAATCAAAGCAATTAATTGTCCATGTGCTTGATTAAGATAAAATATTTTTAATATTTGTTGCATAAAATGACGCATAAATAAAATAAAATCATAAAATAGTGATTATCATAACTTATGCATTATAACAAAACTAAAGCTATTATCGCTATGGCTATACTCAAACAAATTAAAAAGTGCGACAAATTTGTTTTTGGGTGTAAGGTACGTACCACGCATCATTAAAAGAACTTAACCCAAAACGGTGCGTTATACGCACCTTATAATTTGTGGTAGTTTTTGAGTTCTGTTGGTATAAAATCAATACATTAACATCATGATTTATTTTGACATCGAAATTTTAGATTTACATTATTATTAAAAAATTTACATTATCAAATAAAAATAATTATCAATTATATCAAAAATACGCTATAATTTAATTACTATTATTGTAATTGGATATTTCCCATGAAAAAATCTGTTGCTCTCTTAGCATTAATATGTTCAACAGCAAGTTTTGCACATGAACCATTTCTAACACCATCTGCTTATATAACTGAAAATAAACAAATTCCTGTATTAGCTTCTTATACAGAAGAAATGCTGATACCTGAATATGCAATGAAAGATGTTAAATCTTTTCAAATGATTGACCCAAAACAAAACAAGCATGAATTAGAAACATCAATGATTAAATCAGCAACTTTCGCGAATTTAGAATTGAAAGAGCAAGGAACTTATACTGTTTCTACCCGTGCTAACTATCCTTTAAAATATGTTTATCATGATAAAAAATGGAAAAAATTGTATGATACGCCTGCTGACAAAGCAAAACCTCTTGCTGAACGTGATTACATGATTCCAAGTGATTTTAAAAAAGCACCACAAACTGTTGATGTTACACGTCATTGGTTAATTCAAAGTTTCGTTACTAAAGAGAAAATTTCAGATGTACAAACTGTTGCCGATTATCCTTTAAATGTAACGTTTACTCAACATCCGAATCAACTTAAAGCCAACCAAAGTGTTACATTAACTGTAACGCAAGACAAACAACCTATACTGAGCCAAGTTGAAGTCCATACAAAAGGCACTTCACATCAAAAAGCTCTTCTTGAATCACAAACTAACGCTCTAGGACAAGTCAATATCACTTTCCCTAAAGCAGGTGAATATGTCATTACAGTCCATCAACCTTTTGATGAAAACTCAAAGCACAAACCAACTGACCAACATTATGTCATTACTACTGTGCAAGTAACTGAATAATTGGGGTAACGGTCTAAAAATTATGCTGATTAGATTTACCATGCAAATTTATATAGCAAACAGTATTCTTTCTCCAGTATATTTTTAGACCACATTAAATCACAATAGGTATTCATAATGACTGTAATCATGAATACCTTTTTACTTTATAACCATTCTCAACAATATAAGTTATTAATTTTATCTAGGGTGAATTAATTCACCCATACACCATTAAATATTCTAAAGAATATCAATAGCCAAATTAAAACTTAAATTCTAAGGCTAAACTATAATTTCGCCCCGGTGCAGCAAATCTTGCTCCATTGAGATTACGGTCTTGATTGACAGCATTGACTGATGATTGACGTACACTTTCCCAAGTGCTGTATTTATAATCAAATAAATTATAAACACCTGCACGCACAGTTGCATATTTACCTAGATTTGCATAGGCAGATACATCATGTGTGTACCATGAACGAGTGAGAACAGCAGGAATATCTTGCGTTAATGCCCCTACTTGACGTAGGCTATTGACTTCATCATTCTCTTTAGCTTTGGAGTAAGTGAGTAACCAATTGACACCCCATTGTTGATTTGGTGCATCATAGCCCATACCAAATACATAACGTGCAGGTTGAATCGCATCTAACACAGGTGCATTGGTCGTATTGGTATAACCTGCTTTGGTTTCACGGTCTTTGATTTTAGTGTGATTATACGCAAAGGTTGTATATAATCCATCAGTCAGTGGCGATAACCATTTTTGTTGTGCAAGCCATGTCTGTTGCAATAATGGTTGCCATTCTACACGCCCTGTGAGTGAGAGCCCATGTAAATTGACATTTTGAATATTATAAAAACCAGCAGTATCGAATTTTCCTGCAATCGATGCACGAGTGATTAAATCACGATAACGATTATTAAAATAACTGGCTTCAATATCTACACCATCAAAGTCTAAAACAAGACCTAATTCTTGATTTAATGATTTTTCTGCTTTTAAATTTTGATTATTTTTAGTTAAACCGTCTCGTACACCATATAACTCATAAAATGCAGGGACTCTAAATCCATTGGAAATACGATATAATAAATTTAAATGTTCCATTGGTTTAATCACTAAACCTGTATTCCATGACCAATTTTGATAATCACCTGTTTTAGTCAATTCATCATTTGCTTTAAATCGGTATTTATCAAAACGTAAACCCACCCCCAAATCTAAATATTGATTTAGTTGGATTTTATCATTTAATGCCATAAAATAATTATGCCCATCAATATTACGAGTACGACAATCTAATTCATGATTTGACGCACTACCATCATACGTACATAATTCTTTGTGATATAATTCAACAGGTTTACGACTGTAAATATAAGGCTTTTCAAAACTTCCATTTCGCCCATCGATATCAAGATTTTCATAACCACCTGTGGCATAACTATTTAAATGACTTCTTTTCTCCAACTGTGAACGGAATTTATCAAAGCCAGCTAAAGCAGTTAAATGATGTGTAGTTTGTCCCCAATATAACGCTTTGTCCCATTTTAATTGTAATAATTGATGTTGTTCCTGATAAACATTATTTTCTGCATGATACGCTGACCATGGTTTATCAATCGATGGACGACAATGTTTATCTGCAATAGGATATAATGAACAATGATTTTTTGACATTAAACTATCTAAACTAATTTTTTGGTGATTAAAACTGATATTAATTTTATCTGCCCAAGTTGCTTGTTCAGGTTGATAATCATAATTTAAACCAAAACGTGTTTTTTTGTGATGTTCATCATAATATCGAGCTTTAGTATATGCATAGCTATAAGGTAATAAACCATTGTTATGGACTAAGCCTGTTAAAATGGGTGCATTGGGTTCATACAAACCACTCACTGACGAATTTATATTAATATCATCGACAGTAAAATAAGCAGGTTCAGTCATATCACGAATATCGTATTGTTGTTTGGTATGTTCTGCCACTGCCTCAATACGATGTTCAGGTGTAAATTGATAAATTCCTTTTAAAAATAAAGAATTACTCTCATAGTCCATAGGGTTTGGAGTGATTCCATCTTTACCTGTATAATCTTTCGCCGAAACAGTAACATCTTGATAATTCATTTTTTCATACTGTTGGCGTTCTTCTGCGGTTAAGCCTGCGAGTTTACTGTCGGATAAAAAACGTTCATGTTTGAGGTTAGGTAATACTTGAGCAGAGGGGGGTTGCCCTGTACAATCTTTATTTGGGCAATTATCTTCAATTAAAAAATAATTACGATTCCGAGTATTGGCACGGCGGAACAAATCCCATTCATCAACATACCCCGTTAATGGACGATAACTAAATTGCAAATCATCGACTGCTTTATGACTTTGCGTTTCTTTCCCTTTGCGATGGGTAAAAATTGCTAAGCCCTCAAATTTGTCAATTTTTCCTGCAGTTGCGATAGAATTTATCCATTGTTCATTTTTACTACTATAAGCAGATTTGGTTTGTACTCCCCAAGGTTTATTATCTTGGAGAATATCATCAGGATTTTTGGTACGAAAACCGACCGCACCACCTAATGCACCATTACCATATTCAGCTGAACTTGCCCCTTTACTCAGTTCCACCGAACGAATATTTTCAAATTCAATTTCATTGATTGAACCACCATTGGCTCCAGAAAGTACATAACCTTGTGAATTTGATTGCATTACATAAGATTGAGCCTGTGGTACACCATCAACAAAAACCCCCACACGGTTTTTATCTACCCCACGAATGGCATAACCACTGCTTGCTCCACGCCCTTGTTCCACCACCGAAATCCCCGGGTCATAGCGTGTTAAATCACGAATATTGAGAATTTGTTTTTCGCTGATGTCTTTGGCAGATTTGTGTACTTTACCTAAACCTGTAATTTCATTTTCAGTTTTAGGATTTTCTCGCTCTGCAATTACTTCAATTGTAGGTAAAATCTCATCTTGAGCAATGGCAGGTACAGTATATAAACAGCTCAATATACTTAACCATAATACATGTGTTTTGAATTTTTTAACCATATTAAAACCCCATTTATATAAAACTAAAGCCAAGTTTCACAAGCCGAAAAACTTGGCTAGAATGATTGATGATAGCCATTAATTATGGTTGCTCAACTTGACGTTTTGCACCAAAAGCCCCTGCGATTTTGTCTTTTCCATCTTGATTGCTAAAGAATGTTCCACCAACTTCTTGAGCATTTGGACCATAAAATGCACCATCAACTTTAGCATCTAAATGTAAAATTGGTGGTGAACCTGTACTTTTTGGATCAGTATTAATGCCATTTGGATTGGTTTTTGCTGAACCTGTAAAACCATTTTTATCAATTTTACCTGTGAGATTGAGTGCAGGAGAGGTCGCATCTTGAGCATATAAACTGCCTACAAAGGATTTATCGTCAAAATTAAAGGTCAATTCAGCACGATTTTTATCTGTACCGCCTGTACTTGGATTCCATGAATGTTGTCCATCTGCGGTGATAGCCGTTGCGTCCCAATGCCCTTTATATTGAACACTACCTGTGTGTGCTTCAACTTTGGCAACTGGAGTGCGTTCACCAGTTAGGAAATAATACAAACTTTCATTAGTAAACCAATGCGTACCAAATTTCACATAATCTAAATTACTACAACAAGGGCTAATATTGAGTTCTTTATCACTAACATTATATTTGAGTGGGTCAGTGGCATTTGCTCCTGCTGTTGGTAATAATGAAAAGACTTTACCATTGATAACCAATTGTGTAGCATTGCCAAAACTATCTAACTTTTGTTCTTTAAGCGTTGCAGTTTTAGCATCTGCTTGAATTTGACGAGCATCAAATAGCGTATCGGTATCAGCTAATTTACCATCTTGTGTTTGCTGACGGGCAGAGAATACGGCGAAGAGAGAATTATCATCAGCTAAAAATTTTCCTGTCAATTCTTCAGCATTGTCGCCATAAAAACCACCTTCTAGTTGGTTTGTAGCATTGGCTTTAAAAAATTGCTCATCGGTTTTATTTGCTGTTGCGGAGCCTCTAAAGCGGTTTCCATGAATTTTGGCATCAACTTTATATAAAGTATCAATCTC comes from Moraxella sp. ZY210820 and encodes:
- a CDS encoding DUF4198 domain-containing protein; this translates as MKKSVALLALICSTASFAHEPFLTPSAYITENKQIPVLASYTEEMLIPEYAMKDVKSFQMIDPKQNKHELETSMIKSATFANLELKEQGTYTVSTRANYPLKYVYHDKKWKKLYDTPADKAKPLAERDYMIPSDFKKAPQTVDVTRHWLIQSFVTKEKISDVQTVADYPLNVTFTQHPNQLKANQSVTLTVTQDKQPILSQVEVHTKGTSHQKALLESQTNALGQVNITFPKAGEYVITVHQPFDENSKHKPTDQHYVITTVQVTE
- a CDS encoding lactoferrin/transferrin family TonB-dependent receptor, whose translation is MVKKFKTHVLWLSILSCLYTVPAIAQDEILPTIEVIAERENPKTENEITGLGKVHKSAKDISEKQILNIRDLTRYDPGISVVEQGRGASSGYAIRGVDKNRVGVFVDGVPQAQSYVMQSNSQGYVLSGANGGSINEIEFENIRSVELSKGASSAEYGNGALGGAVGFRTKNPDDILQDNKPWGVQTKSAYSSKNEQWINSIATAGKIDKFEGLAIFTHRKGKETQSHKAVDDLQFSYRPLTGYVDEWDLFRRANTRNRNYFLIEDNCPNKDCTGQPPSAQVLPNLKHERFLSDSKLAGLTAEERQQYEKMNYQDVTVSAKDYTGKDGITPNPMDYESNSLFLKGIYQFTPEHRIEAVAEHTKQQYDIRDMTEPAYFTVDDININSSVSGLYEPNAPILTGLVHNNGLLPYSYAYTKARYYDEHHKKTRFGLNYDYQPEQATWADKINISFNHQKISLDSLMSKNHCSLYPIADKHCRPSIDKPWSAYHAENNVYQEQHQLLQLKWDKALYWGQTTHHLTALAGFDKFRSQLEKRSHLNSYATGGYENLDIDGRNGSFEKPYIYSRKPVELYHKELCTYDGSASNHELDCRTRNIDGHNYFMALNDKIQLNQYLDLGVGLRFDKYRFKANDELTKTGDYQNWSWNTGLVIKPMEHLNLLYRISNGFRVPAFYELYGVRDGLTKNNQNLKAEKSLNQELGLVLDFDGVDIEASYFNNRYRDLITRASIAGKFDTAGFYNIQNVNLHGLSLTGRVEWQPLLQQTWLAQQKWLSPLTDGLYTTFAYNHTKIKDRETKAGYTNTTNAPVLDAIQPARYVFGMGYDAPNQQWGVNWLLTYSKAKENDEVNSLRQVGALTQDIPAVLTRSWYTHDVSAYANLGKYATVRAGVYNLFDYKYSTWESVRQSSVNAVNQDRNLNGARFAAPGRNYSLALEFKF
- a CDS encoding transferrin-binding protein-like solute binding protein; this translates as MKQRHYLAICISSAMLLLTACGGGGSFGVDTATKPTVIPTNPSTPKQPTLVDDTSDKRPSEEQLNDFMQPSTGQSVFIPRRIAGGRNVTPETQKDLSQADIKTISADFKTDLETVFNDDKIDNSAHTHYAQGNLATQRNELKFVRSGYFLQDSGKTIFAPTGRTMGNYGYLFYQGQNPSTALPTENANLIYKGYWDFTTNAVNDAGRKGLGNTSGYTSYDSISKEEVNVSIKEHDGKPAGIGYSSEFTVNFNDKTVTGDLKRNGYINRNTTEQEIDTLYKVDAKIHGNRFRGSATANKTDEQFFKANATNQLEGGFYGDNAEELTGKFLADDNSLFAVFSARQQTQDGKLADTDTLFDARQIQADAKTATLKEQKLDSFGNATQLVINGKVFSLLPTAGANATDPLKYNVSDKELNISPCCSNLDYVKFGTHWFTNESLYYFLTGERTPVAKVEAHTGSVQYKGHWDATAITADGQHSWNPSTGGTDKNRAELTFNFDDKSFVGSLYAQDATSPALNLTGKIDKNGFTGSAKTNPNGINTDPKSTGSPPILHLDAKVDGAFYGPNAQEVGGTFFSNQDGKDKIAGAFGAKRQVEQP